The Paraburkholderia dioscoreae DNA window AACAACGCCCCGGCAACCGCCGACAGACAGATCAGATGGACGCGTGCCTTGCGCGTGGATACGCCGCGCCCGAGCATGCGCTGCGATAGCCAGCTCAGACCCACGTTGACCGGCGTCGCAGTCGCGACCACGACGGCGAAGCAACGACCCGCTTCGACGCCGTTGAATCCGAGGCCTTTCTCGAGGTAGGTGGGTATCCAGGTCAGGCTCAGACCCAACGTCCAGTAGGCGGTGAATCCGAGTGCGAACACGGAGAGGACAGAGCGGTCCGTGAGGATTCTCCGATAGGGCAATCGGGACACATGGATTCGCACGATCGGTGCGGCCTGCTGCCTGCCGAGTCCTCCTTCTCGCCCGAAACATGCCCACAATACGCTCCACGCCGCGCCTATCGCGCCGAGCAGCAGAAAGTTCATGCGCCATCCCCACTGTCTCGTGACGAGCGGAATCAGCAGACCGGCGAGTAGCATGCCGAAGGCCGCACCCTGGTTGATGATCGCGACAGGCAGATTGCGTTGCCGGTCGGGGAACCACTTGTACAGCGCATGCACGGAAACCGGAAACGCCGGGCCTTCGGCAGCGCCCAGGATCACGCGGCAGATGAGAAGCCCTAGTGCGCTCGTCGCCATTGCTTGCGGCAACTGGAGTGCCGCCCAGCTCAGGCCCATTGCCAGCAATAACCAGCGAGTCTGGAAGCGGTTCGAAAGAAATCCCACCAGGACGGTGGAAATGGAAAAGAGCCAGAAGAAGCTGCCGGCGACAAGCCCGAATTTCTCTGGTGATAGATGCAGCTCAGCGGTCAATGGCACTGCCACCAGTCCGAGCACGATCTTGTCCAGGAAATTGATGAGGGCGAGCCCCGTCAGCAGGAAGGTCATTGTCCACGCGGACTTTGCCTGGAAATCAGGGGATGCGGTCATAGGTTGTCTCCTGTAGTCCTGTTGCCGGCGGGTATCGCTGTTCCTGCCGGGAATGCGGACTTTGTAGCGCCACGGTAAAGGGTGGGCGTGAGTGGGCAACCACCCGGAACAGGTAGGCTAGGGAAAACCTTGTTGCCGCGGATCGCGAAATGTCCGGTTGGTAGTGCCGGCATTGCCGCTGAAGGCGGGCGTTCTACTCCACTGGGGTGGTGGCATTGGGAGAGCGTTGTCTTACTGTCGTCCCTGGAAGCATTGGGCGGGATCGTGGTTCAGTCGGCGATCCTGGGGCTCCGGCGGATGATGGTCGTGGCTCGCATCCTTGTCAGTTGGTATGGGAGGAGAGGCAGTGAATACCCGGGAAACGTCGTTGCGCCGTCTTGTGGAAAGGTGGTTCGGACCAGATTCGCAGATGCGGGCACGCGTCACGCTTTTCAGTCACTCCCGGGCGAGCCGGTGGCGTTACGTGTGTGTGGAGTCAAGGCGGGCGACCGGTGAACTGTCGATCTTCTTCTTCCGCCATGACGATGGTTCGTGGTCCGTATTCCCCCCGCAGACAACGCGGCCGACGA harbors:
- a CDS encoding MFS transporter yields the protein MTASPDFQAKSAWTMTFLLTGLALINFLDKIVLGLVAVPLTAELHLSPEKFGLVAGSFFWLFSISTVLVGFLSNRFQTRWLLLAMGLSWAALQLPQAMATSALGLLICRVILGAAEGPAFPVSVHALYKWFPDRQRNLPVAIINQGAAFGMLLAGLLIPLVTRQWGWRMNFLLLGAIGAAWSVLWACFGREGGLGRQQAAPIVRIHVSRLPYRRILTDRSVLSVFALGFTAYWTLGLSLTWIPTYLEKGLGFNGVEAGRCFAVVVATATPVNVGLSWLSQRMLGRGVSTRKARVHLICLSAVAGALLYITLMLLHLPPLQKVALLAIAGALPTLSFTLAPALLAEMVPDTQRGSLVAIHTALASLGAAFAPAVMGRIVQVYGGGNSHAYELGFTVSAVLLIAASVAALRWLHPDRSHRTLNHFATQAAA